A stretch of Spirochaeta cellobiosiphila DSM 17781 DNA encodes these proteins:
- a CDS encoding DUF1456 family protein, with translation MINNDVLRRLRYALDYNDIKLVQICQLSGVKIETENIKNYTAKETDSNFVECPTSVLEAFLDGLIVEKRGPSDNKNKNASNFFNNNVILRKLKIAFEYKDEDILRIFKNKDFILSKSELSAFFRKKGHRNYKECGDQVLRNFLNGLVLEIRK, from the coding sequence ATGATTAACAACGATGTCTTGCGCAGACTGAGGTATGCATTAGACTATAATGACATCAAACTTGTCCAAATATGTCAGCTGTCTGGTGTAAAAATCGAAACAGAGAACATTAAAAATTATACAGCTAAAGAAACAGATTCAAACTTTGTAGAATGTCCAACCTCAGTTCTGGAAGCTTTTTTGGATGGTCTGATTGTTGAGAAAAGAGGACCTAGTGATAACAAGAATAAGAATGCATCTAATTTTTTTAATAATAATGTCATTCTTCGAAAGCTAAAGATAGCTTTTGAATATAAGGATGAGGATATTTTAAGGATTTTTAAAAACAAAGACTTTATTCTTTCAAAAAGTGAATTATCAGCTTTCTTCCGTAAAAAAGGTCACCGTAACTACAAGGAATGTGGAGACCAAGTTCTACGTAATTTTTTAAATGGACTTGTTTTAGAAATAAGGAAATAA
- a CDS encoding dihydroorotate dehydrogenase electron transfer subunit — protein MEIFKTTITSQRKISRDYYEMNFYWPEVYKQPQPGQYFTIRVEDGISPLLRRPFAFSGYNKTDREASFIYQTRGLSTQLLTEKQEGDFIDIMAPLGNHFVDTDKPIFSLAGGIGTGPMVYWSNYLASKGKKSTLILGVRTKELIPQLNLDPLVQLEICTDDGSQGFHGTTIDRLKTLVNQDSGLYGCGPAGMLKAMSQLNNFNHEVWVSMEEYMACAVGACMGCVVDLQSGEKARVCVEGPIMEGKTIKWT, from the coding sequence ATGGAGATCTTTAAAACAACCATAACAAGTCAGAGAAAAATCTCTCGTGACTACTATGAAATGAATTTTTATTGGCCTGAGGTTTATAAACAGCCTCAGCCAGGTCAATATTTCACTATTCGAGTGGAGGATGGCATATCTCCCTTATTAAGAAGACCCTTTGCTTTTAGTGGGTATAATAAAACAGATCGAGAAGCCTCTTTTATTTACCAAACCAGAGGGTTATCAACTCAACTACTTACAGAAAAACAAGAGGGTGATTTCATTGATATCATGGCCCCATTGGGGAATCATTTTGTTGATACGGACAAACCTATTTTTAGCTTAGCTGGTGGAATTGGAACCGGCCCCATGGTTTACTGGTCTAACTATCTAGCTTCAAAGGGCAAAAAAAGTACTCTTATACTGGGAGTTCGGACCAAGGAACTTATTCCTCAACTTAATCTTGACCCGCTTGTTCAACTAGAAATATGTACAGATGATGGTTCTCAAGGCTTCCATGGGACGACAATTGATAGATTAAAAACATTGGTCAATCAAGATTCCGGTCTCTATGGTTGTGGACCTGCAGGTATGTTAAAAGCAATGAGCCAACTAAATAATTTCAATCATGAAGTATGGGTCAGTATGGAAGAATATATGGCCTGTGCGGTCGGAGCCTGTATGGGTTGCGTTGTTGATCTACAATCTGGAGAAAAAGCCAGGGTATGTGTTGAAGGTCCGATAATGGAAGGAAAAACAATAAAATGGACATAA
- the secF gene encoding protein translocase subunit SecF, whose translation MIQFTKIRWIMISLSFVLIFSGIGTTIAKGGFNLGIDFEAGLTQRLVIDKDDVNIEELRSALSGFEGLQVQTMGGVNEFQIRVKDTGEENFQEMAKAKIGEELSSVFGASSITIRGSEYVGPRFSQGLTTNTVWLIVLTLSIILIYIWFRFKLAYAVSAVVATLHDLIIMIGFIGATGMEVSTATIAAILTIIGYSLNDTIVVFDRIRENRSIMKDSDLPTIVNTSITQSLSRTIITSLTTLIAVLAIYFFTSGDIQNFALALVIGIVVGTYSSIFIASPVFMGLTKLIGEKNVEKS comes from the coding sequence ATGATTCAATTTACAAAAATCAGATGGATTATGATATCACTTTCCTTTGTGCTCATATTCAGTGGTATTGGTACAACAATCGCTAAGGGTGGTTTCAATCTTGGTATTGACTTTGAAGCTGGTTTGACTCAAAGACTTGTCATTGACAAGGATGATGTGAATATCGAGGAGTTAAGATCTGCACTAAGTGGTTTTGAAGGACTTCAAGTTCAAACTATGGGTGGGGTCAATGAGTTCCAGATCCGTGTTAAAGACACTGGTGAAGAGAATTTTCAGGAAATGGCAAAGGCCAAGATTGGTGAAGAATTAAGCTCAGTATTTGGAGCTTCTTCAATTACCATTCGTGGTTCAGAATATGTTGGACCTAGATTTAGTCAAGGTTTGACAACCAATACAGTTTGGTTAATTGTGTTAACCCTTTCTATAATTCTTATCTATATCTGGTTTAGGTTTAAATTAGCTTATGCTGTTTCTGCTGTTGTTGCTACACTTCATGACTTAATCATCATGATTGGATTTATTGGTGCTACAGGTATGGAAGTATCAACAGCAACAATCGCGGCAATACTTACGATTATTGGTTATTCTTTGAACGATACAATTGTCGTTTTTGATAGAATCAGAGAGAATAGAAGTATTATGAAAGATAGCGATCTTCCAACAATTGTTAATACTAGTATTACTCAATCTTTGAGTAGAACTATTATTACATCATTGACGACTTTGATTGCTGTTTTAGCTATCTATTTCTTCACCTCTGGTGATATTCAGAACTTTGCATTGGCTTTAGTAATTGGAATAGTTGTGGGTACTTATTCTTCAATCTTTATTGCTAGTCCTGTATTCATGGGATTAACAAAATTAATTGGGGAAAAGAACGTAGAAAAATCCTGA
- the groL gene encoding chaperonin GroEL (60 kDa chaperone family; promotes refolding of misfolded polypeptides especially under stressful conditions; forms two stacked rings of heptamers to form a barrel-shaped 14mer; ends can be capped by GroES; misfolded proteins enter the barrel where they are refolded when GroES binds), with protein sequence MAKQLMFEEEARRNLLRGVEKLSNAVKVTLGPKGRNVLLDKKFGAPTVTKDGVSVAREIELEDPYENMGAQLLKEVSIKTNDVAGDGTTTATVLAYSIAREGLKSVAAGINPMGIKRGIDRTVEAAVEEIGKLAKEIKDKEEISQVATISANNDRVIGDEIAHAMEKVGKDGVITVEESKTIETTTDFVEGMQFDRGYVSPYFASNRDTMTAVLDSPYILIFDKKISNMKDLLPILEKVAQASKPLLIIAEDVEGEALATLVVNTLRGTLNVCAVKAPGFGDRRKAMLEDIAVLTGGEVISEEVGLKLENAEIAQLGQAKMVKVEKENTTIINGEGSAKDIKERIGQIKAQIEETSSDYDREKLQERLAKLAGGVAVINVGAPTEVELKEKKHRVEDALSATRAAIEEGIVPGGGLTLIQVAKALDSLDLAGWTEEELVGYRIVTRSLEEPIRQIATNAGLDGSIIADKAKNEKKGIGFDASNMLWTDMVKAGIIDPAKVTRSALQNAASISGLLLTTECAITDLPEKEEAAPMGGAPGMGGMGGMGGMM encoded by the coding sequence ATGGCTAAACAGTTGATGTTTGAAGAAGAAGCTCGACGAAACCTTCTTCGCGGCGTTGAAAAGCTGTCCAACGCTGTTAAGGTTACTTTGGGACCTAAGGGACGAAATGTTTTACTAGACAAGAAATTCGGTGCCCCAACAGTAACTAAAGACGGAGTTTCCGTTGCACGTGAGATTGAATTAGAAGACCCCTATGAAAATATGGGTGCTCAACTTCTTAAAGAAGTTTCCATTAAGACTAATGATGTTGCTGGAGACGGTACGACAACTGCCACAGTTCTTGCTTACTCTATTGCACGAGAAGGTCTTAAAAGCGTAGCAGCAGGTATCAATCCTATGGGAATTAAACGTGGTATTGATAGAACCGTTGAAGCAGCCGTTGAAGAAATTGGTAAGCTTGCCAAAGAGATTAAAGATAAAGAAGAGATCTCTCAGGTAGCAACAATATCTGCAAACAACGACAGAGTTATTGGTGATGAGATTGCCCATGCAATGGAAAAGGTTGGAAAAGATGGTGTAATCACTGTTGAAGAATCTAAAACAATCGAAACCACAACTGACTTTGTTGAAGGTATGCAATTTGACCGTGGTTATGTATCACCATACTTTGCTAGTAACCGTGATACGATGACTGCTGTATTAGATAGTCCTTACATTCTAATTTTTGATAAGAAGATTTCAAACATGAAAGATCTTCTTCCAATCTTAGAAAAAGTAGCACAGGCTTCAAAACCTTTATTGATTATAGCAGAAGATGTTGAGGGCGAAGCTCTGGCGACTCTTGTTGTAAACACATTAAGAGGAACTTTGAATGTTTGTGCAGTAAAGGCTCCAGGTTTTGGTGACCGACGTAAAGCTATGTTGGAAGATATTGCAGTCCTAACTGGTGGAGAAGTTATCTCTGAAGAAGTTGGCCTTAAATTAGAAAATGCCGAGATTGCTCAGCTTGGACAAGCAAAGATGGTTAAGGTTGAAAAGGAAAATACTACTATCATAAATGGAGAAGGGTCTGCCAAGGATATCAAAGAAAGAATTGGACAGATTAAAGCTCAGATCGAAGAAACCAGTTCTGATTATGATAGAGAGAAACTTCAAGAAAGATTAGCTAAGCTTGCTGGTGGAGTTGCCGTAATTAATGTTGGAGCCCCAACTGAAGTTGAACTCAAAGAAAAGAAGCATAGAGTAGAAGATGCTTTAAGTGCTACAAGAGCGGCCATTGAAGAAGGTATAGTTCCTGGTGGTGGTTTGACTCTTATTCAGGTAGCTAAAGCTCTTGATAGTTTAGATCTTGCAGGTTGGACTGAGGAAGAATTGGTCGGTTACAGAATTGTAACAAGATCACTTGAAGAACCTATCAGACAAATTGCAACAAATGCTGGATTAGATGGATCTATTATTGCAGACAAAGCCAAGAATGAAAAGAAAGGTATTGGTTTCGATGCCTCTAATATGCTTTGGACAGATATGGTAAAAGCTGGTATCATTGATCCTGCTAAGGTTACAAGATCAGCATTACAAAATGCAGCTTCCATATCCGGACTGCTTTTGACAACAGAATGTGCTATTACAGACCTTCCTGAAAAAGAAGAGGCTGCTCCTATGGGTGGTGCTCCTGGTATGGGAGGAATGGGTGGCATGGGCGGCATGATGTAA
- a CDS encoding dihydroorotate dehydrogenase: MDITVRIGNKTLKNPVGVASGTFGYGQEYAPFLDINNLGAIYTKAITPEVREGNPTPRIVETPGGMLNAIGLANVGLDNFISQKLPFLKKYQGATIVNVAGRSEEDYCQVVERLNGFEEVWGYEINISCPNVKCGGISFGTDPVLVESLVGQLRKRTQKPLIIKLTPNVTDITITAKAAVSGGADALSCINTLKGMLIDTKSKKPVLSNVTGGLSGPAILPVGIALTYQVAKAVDIPIVGLGGIMTANDAIQYLLAGASAVQIGTANFVDPTITEQVLEGIINYMKQEKLEKIEDFHQFLLA, from the coding sequence ATGGACATAACAGTACGGATTGGGAATAAAACTCTTAAAAATCCAGTAGGTGTAGCCTCTGGAACCTTTGGGTATGGACAGGAATACGCACCCTTCTTGGATATCAATAATCTGGGAGCAATATATACAAAAGCAATCACACCAGAAGTACGGGAAGGGAACCCTACCCCTCGTATAGTAGAGACTCCAGGAGGAATGCTGAATGCCATTGGCTTAGCCAATGTAGGATTAGATAACTTTATTAGCCAGAAGTTACCTTTTTTGAAGAAATATCAGGGTGCTACCATCGTAAATGTGGCAGGAAGATCAGAAGAAGATTACTGTCAGGTAGTAGAAAGGCTGAATGGGTTTGAAGAGGTATGGGGATATGAAATTAACATCTCCTGTCCTAATGTGAAATGTGGAGGAATAAGCTTCGGAACAGATCCTGTATTAGTAGAAAGTCTGGTTGGACAACTCCGTAAGCGTACTCAAAAACCCCTAATCATAAAACTCACTCCTAATGTTACAGATATAACAATAACAGCAAAAGCAGCTGTTTCTGGTGGAGCAGACGCACTGAGTTGTATTAATACCTTAAAGGGTATGCTTATTGATACAAAATCAAAAAAGCCTGTTTTATCTAATGTTACAGGAGGTTTATCGGGACCAGCCATACTACCTGTAGGCATAGCACTTACCTACCAAGTGGCTAAAGCCGTTGATATTCCTATTGTAGGCTTAGGAGGAATTATGACAGCTAATGATGCTATTCAATATTTGTTGGCTGGAGCCAGTGCAGTTCAAATCGGAACGGCTAACTTTGTAGATCCCACTATTACAGAACAGGTGTTAGAAGGAATTATTAATTATATGAAACAGGAGAAACTAGAAAAAATCGAAGATTTCCACCAGTTTCTCCTTGCTTAA
- the secD gene encoding protein translocase subunit SecD — protein MNKRNRFLITLLVIAFAVWFLYPTVKWYAFTGEDEQTLAGSSIDQIRTYAQGMSQKTLSDLLKKNKNAPDTLLSSDLDFLIKAAKDNYKLADQEYPKTWTVEAVFKGFQNKDEIITVLERHYRDYALNLKSQKNKILKLGLDLSGGMSVVLKADMDKLAKTLGKKTLTNEQREDAMNGALEILNNRIDKFGLTEPQIRREAGGERIFIDIPGEPDPSIVESFINDSGSLRFQIVDSEATATLQQYIATHPGDSFDTEGQLDLPEGLLPINTTVLNMYDKDDYGMDVFSGRIVLHSEDKYKLDGSHITNVQIGSNAITSQPTVNFQLDPEGAELFYTLTSENTGKSMAIVMDDKVKSRANITEAIAGGSVQVSGFNASEASDLEIILKTASLPVSLVIENYETVGASLGADAIHSGVKAIALGFVLVIVFMFIYYKGAGLVADIALLLNLVFMVAILSTFGSTLTLTGIAGIILTVGMAVDANVIIFERIKEEYLLGKSASASVEAGFKKAFWTIMDSNITTFIAAVFLSYLGSGPIQGFALTLAVGIISSMFTALFVSRLIFDFGLETLNMNKLSITWRKVK, from the coding sequence ATGAACAAAAGAAACAGATTCTTGATCACTTTACTTGTTATAGCTTTTGCTGTTTGGTTTCTCTATCCAACGGTTAAATGGTATGCTTTTACAGGTGAAGATGAGCAGACACTAGCAGGAAGCTCAATTGATCAGATCAGAACTTATGCACAAGGTATGAGTCAAAAAACACTCAGTGATTTGCTGAAAAAAAATAAAAACGCTCCTGATACTCTCCTTAGTAGTGATTTGGACTTCCTGATAAAAGCAGCTAAAGATAATTATAAACTAGCTGATCAAGAATATCCAAAGACCTGGACCGTTGAAGCTGTCTTTAAAGGTTTTCAGAATAAAGATGAGATCATCACTGTACTGGAAAGACATTATAGAGACTATGCCCTTAACTTAAAGTCTCAAAAAAATAAGATTCTTAAATTAGGTTTGGACTTGTCTGGTGGTATGAGTGTCGTACTTAAAGCAGATATGGATAAGTTAGCCAAAACTTTAGGCAAAAAAACTTTGACTAATGAACAAAGAGAAGACGCTATGAACGGTGCTCTGGAGATCCTTAATAACCGTATTGATAAATTCGGCCTAACAGAACCTCAAATACGAAGAGAAGCTGGTGGTGAACGTATATTTATTGATATTCCTGGAGAACCAGATCCTTCAATTGTTGAATCTTTCATAAATGATTCAGGTTCTTTACGATTTCAAATCGTAGATTCTGAAGCCACGGCTACATTACAACAATATATAGCCACACATCCTGGTGATTCTTTTGATACAGAAGGACAATTAGACCTCCCAGAAGGTTTATTACCCATTAATACTACCGTTCTTAATATGTATGATAAAGATGATTATGGTATGGATGTTTTCTCAGGTAGGATAGTACTTCATTCAGAAGATAAGTATAAACTTGACGGTTCTCATATCACAAATGTACAAATTGGTTCCAATGCTATAACCTCTCAGCCAACAGTTAATTTTCAGTTGGATCCTGAAGGGGCCGAGCTATTTTACACTTTAACCAGTGAGAATACAGGTAAATCTATGGCTATTGTTATGGATGATAAAGTTAAATCACGAGCCAATATTACAGAAGCTATTGCTGGTGGATCTGTGCAGGTTTCCGGGTTTAATGCCTCTGAGGCTAGTGATCTAGAAATTATCTTGAAAACTGCGTCTTTACCAGTAAGTCTTGTCATAGAAAATTATGAGACTGTAGGGGCCTCTTTGGGTGCTGATGCTATTCACTCAGGGGTCAAAGCAATAGCTTTGGGATTTGTCCTTGTTATTGTTTTCATGTTTATCTATTACAAAGGTGCTGGTTTAGTAGCAGATATTGCTTTGCTTCTTAATCTCGTGTTTATGGTAGCTATTTTAAGTACCTTCGGTTCAACCCTAACCCTTACTGGTATAGCTGGTATTATTCTTACAGTTGGTATGGCTGTCGATGCTAATGTAATTATCTTTGAGAGAATCAAGGAAGAATATCTATTAGGTAAATCAGCATCTGCCAGTGTAGAAGCTGGATTCAAAAAAGCTTTCTGGACGATTATGGACTCAAATATTACAACTTTTATAGCTGCTGTCTTCTTATCCTATCTAGGATCAGGACCTATTCAAGGTTTTGCCCTTACATTAGCAGTGGGTATCATTAGTTCCATGTTTACAGCCTTATTCGTGTCCAGACTGATATTCGATTTTGGATTGGAAACACTAAACATGAACAAGCTTAGTATAACTTGGAGGAAGGTGAAATGA
- a CDS encoding amino acid permease — MKKFGTFSGVFVPSFEAILGAVLFLILPNLVGRMGIIEMIAIIVLSNTATLATAFSISDCTTNLQNVGPGGMYAIAKRSLGKAFGGSIGIQLFLAQSVSIGFYCIGFATPLQPIISKLPFVAQYVDQMGLTILEQKQVIATIIALISFIAAIAGADFIVKIQMVIFLILSVSVGAIMISPLINPVGVQGNPIFTDTVNWRGVMGGLGFWAAFTMFFPAVTGIDAGVGMSGSLKDPRKSLGKGTFTAIGITTLIYLAVVVVFSLVEQHRLIGVGENVPDVVDLFRGVPFIPVILLMGILFATGSSALSYFMTAPRTSQALANDNILPKFLNFLARDFTPNGKEPRWATVLTLAIVIPIIWSGDVGTISTVVGICFLVVYGWVNLAAFFERISGNPSFRPTNKGHWSISLYGFLVCMMVIAMFNIIVGALVFASQLLIFLLLLRFKSNNKLEGVWWGLLFRIINWGNTRIGRIIQGTKNWRPIVGIFCFSDRSEESEQALIMSEQISRFKGMSLVNVLKAAKDDEMYFTMPKGAQILDVDGDDYSRSIISVSQAAIPGGLSMNTVILPVDSRLNFTAIIEKLVHLGKNVLLMKPGKIADAAEDRIDVWWKGKENGNLMALLSYIISESEHGHRRHIRVIRKLFHGELEEKARQEMTTLLDGARLKGEVLILPESDESFQTTLEVHSSDANLILMGMPGQKAGGLAKMFSLDKMYFTKELEKYEKLPPVLFVKAASIVDLLE, encoded by the coding sequence ATGAAAAAATTTGGAACCTTCTCGGGAGTATTTGTCCCTTCCTTTGAGGCTATCCTAGGAGCAGTACTTTTCCTGATTTTGCCTAACCTGGTTGGTAGAATGGGAATCATAGAAATGATCGCTATTATTGTATTGAGTAATACAGCCACTTTGGCCACAGCTTTCTCAATAAGTGATTGTACGACTAATTTACAAAATGTTGGACCAGGAGGAATGTATGCGATTGCTAAACGTTCACTTGGCAAGGCTTTTGGTGGATCTATTGGTATACAATTATTTTTAGCTCAGTCTGTTTCTATTGGTTTTTATTGTATAGGTTTTGCAACACCTTTACAGCCCATCATAAGTAAGTTACCTTTCGTAGCTCAATACGTAGATCAGATGGGACTAACAATTTTAGAACAGAAGCAAGTGATAGCCACAATAATAGCATTGATATCCTTTATCGCGGCCATTGCCGGCGCTGATTTTATTGTAAAAATCCAAATGGTTATATTCCTTATTTTATCTGTCTCAGTCGGGGCTATTATGATCAGTCCTTTGATTAATCCTGTTGGAGTCCAAGGAAATCCCATATTTACAGATACAGTCAACTGGCGAGGAGTTATGGGAGGATTAGGCTTTTGGGCTGCCTTTACCATGTTTTTCCCAGCTGTAACAGGTATAGATGCTGGTGTCGGCATGAGTGGCTCTTTAAAGGACCCTAGGAAAAGTTTAGGTAAGGGTACTTTTACTGCTATTGGAATTACCACTTTAATATATTTAGCTGTTGTTGTTGTCTTTAGCTTAGTGGAGCAGCATCGTTTGATAGGTGTTGGAGAAAATGTACCTGACGTCGTTGACCTATTTAGAGGTGTGCCTTTTATTCCTGTAATATTACTAATGGGAATTCTATTTGCAACCGGTTCTAGTGCTCTTAGTTATTTTATGACAGCACCTAGAACTTCACAGGCTTTGGCCAATGATAATATACTTCCCAAGTTCCTGAATTTTCTAGCAAGGGATTTTACTCCAAATGGAAAGGAACCTAGATGGGCTACTGTCTTAACCTTGGCCATTGTTATCCCCATAATATGGTCTGGTGATGTAGGTACCATTTCAACCGTAGTAGGTATTTGTTTCCTTGTTGTCTATGGATGGGTTAATTTAGCTGCTTTCTTCGAAAGAATAAGTGGTAACCCTTCTTTTAGACCAACTAATAAAGGTCATTGGTCTATTAGCTTATACGGATTCTTAGTCTGTATGATGGTCATAGCCATGTTTAATATTATAGTTGGTGCATTAGTCTTTGCCAGTCAGTTATTGATATTCCTTCTTCTTCTTAGATTTAAATCGAACAATAAATTAGAAGGAGTCTGGTGGGGATTACTTTTCCGTATCATCAATTGGGGGAATACCCGAATTGGACGTATCATTCAGGGGACTAAGAACTGGCGTCCTATTGTGGGAATCTTTTGTTTTTCCGATAGAAGTGAAGAATCAGAGCAAGCTCTTATAATGTCTGAACAAATTTCTCGATTCAAAGGGATGAGTTTGGTCAATGTTCTTAAAGCTGCAAAGGATGATGAAATGTATTTCACTATGCCCAAAGGTGCTCAGATCCTGGATGTGGATGGTGATGATTACAGTCGTTCCATTATTTCAGTATCACAGGCCGCAATTCCTGGGGGCTTATCCATGAATACAGTAATATTGCCAGTAGATTCTCGTCTGAATTTTACGGCAATTATTGAAAAACTTGTGCATTTGGGCAAGAACGTCCTATTAATGAAACCAGGGAAAATTGCAGATGCCGCAGAAGATCGTATTGATGTATGGTGGAAAGGTAAAGAAAACGGTAATCTTATGGCTCTTCTTTCCTATATAATAAGTGAATCAGAGCATGGTCATCGACGGCATATAAGGGTCATCCGTAAGTTGTTCCATGGAGAGCTAGAGGAAAAAGCAAGACAGGAAATGACGACTTTATTGGATGGTGCACGTTTAAAAGGGGAAGTGCTTATCCTTCCTGAAAGTGATGAGTCATTTCAGACAACCCTAGAAGTTCATTCTTCTGATGCCAATCTGATTCTTATGGGGATGCCAGGCCAGAAAGCTGGTGGTTTAGCCAAAATGTTTTCATTAGATAAAATGTATTTCACAAAAGAGTTGGAGAAATATGAAAAATTGCCACCCGTACTTTTTGTAAAGGCGGCAAGTATAGTTGACCTCTTAGAATAG
- the yajC gene encoding preprotein translocase subunit YajC, with translation MFLNQLLLQTSGTPGPEMMGTLITFGLVFLVFYFLIIRPQNKKQKETKKMIAAIKKGDKVTSIGGIKGIVHTVKEDSVLVTVDDNTKLEFTKGAISDVEVKDAPKPVEKKKDKK, from the coding sequence ATGTTTTTAAACCAACTATTACTCCAGACATCCGGGACTCCTGGTCCAGAGATGATGGGGACATTGATCACATTTGGTCTTGTATTCTTAGTTTTTTATTTTCTGATCATTAGACCTCAAAACAAAAAGCAGAAAGAGACTAAGAAGATGATTGCTGCTATTAAGAAAGGGGACAAAGTCACTTCTATTGGTGGGATCAAAGGAATCGTTCACACGGTAAAAGAAGATTCTGTTCTTGTTACTGTAGATGACAATACTAAATTAGAGTTCACTAAGGGTGCTATATCTGATGTCGAAGTAAAAGATGCCCCTAAACCAGTAGAAAAGAAAAAAGATAAAAAATAA